In the genome of Artemia franciscana chromosome 20, ASM3288406v1, whole genome shotgun sequence, the window TTTAAagtaaaaatcttatttgacGTCTAAAAACCCGTTATGAAAAATTTTGACTCCGTGGGCTCAAAGTTTTCAAACACCCTCCcccctagattaaaaaaagaaaaatagttagAAAAATGGGGCTTCAAGTAAATACATAATTAGTTCTAATCAAGTTCTCAATTTAATatcatagtattttttttttcctctcttcCTCAGCTTTTGGAGAAATCTAAGAGTCGTTgtctttcctttattttttttttctgttttagcagGAGCCAGTCACTGGTGACCGGTGCCAAAATCCTACGACAGAAAACCCTAAATATTTCACGTTAAAAGCGTATACTTTTACgccaaacaaaataacaaatccaaaaacttttcataacaatattttcaaaataaccatCTTACTTATTCAGGTCATACCAGTTTGTCatcttttatttacataatgaTTCTTCAGATATTGGATTAATTGAGATATAAGCATGCATTATGTACTTAATAATTAGACCAGTCTTGAatgtataattaattatatgCAATATAAAGAAGTAACAATTGTCATAATTCAGCAGTCATAATTTAGTAGTGCAGGTATAtcatagtaataaaaaataattctattgCTGAAATGGAGAGCATGAAATGGGACCTATTGGTAAGTTTTCGATTTTAAACTCTAAGTTAATGTCAGAAAAATTTCCTTGTCGGTtttacattatattaaataaaaattttttttttttagctgaaattaaggagtgacattaaaacgaacagaaattacatcgtatatgaaagaggctgcttcctcatcaatgccctgctctttacgctaaagtttgactctttctctctgctctgctttttaaaacagtaaagaactttagcgtaaagagcaggccgttgatgaggaagcagcccctttcatatacgaagtaatttctgttcgttttaagttttaatgtcgctccttactttcagctaaaaaaacttgtttttttaaaattaatttctgaacgtttttgaatcaatgcatgttttgattttggctctccgcacaaaaataattaacacgaaattcgcgagtttattttttttttggctaaatggctttctcatgctTTTGAAGAatgattttgagataaaaacGAACAGtcgaggaagcctagttgccctgcgattttttggtttcatgtttttattacatatgtgaggggttcaccccctcgtcagtacctcactctttacactaaagattaaattttttcccaattcattaagaatggcccctgaatcacaaaagccgtagaataaatagttgaaatcactaaaaatactttagcgtaaagagcaaggtattaggaggaggtgagcccctcatatgagtaataatttctgttcgttttaagttttaatgctgctccttacttccagttggaaaaaacttttcatatttattttttcatatttttgtttctcaaataatgctagaaaatcttgagctcccttcatggaaattttcttcccctatgacaaattcctccatggaaagttcgaccaacatatccccctcttgtcaacgCCTCCCCCCAACATAAAAACCCCCTGAAACATCCGTACACTTCCCgataagcattactatatgtaagcactggtcaaagtttgtaacttgtagcccctcgcacggggactgtgggggagtaagtcgtccccaaagacatagttataaggtttttcggctacgctgaataaaatggctatctcagaattttgatccgttgacattaggaaaataatcagcgtgggagggggcctaggtgccctctaattattttggtcatttaaaaagggcactagaacttttcatttccgttagaatgagccctctcgtaagatcctaggaccactggatcgatacgatcacccctgggaaaaaaaacaacaaacaaataaacacgtatccgtgatctgccttctggcaaaaaatacaaaattatacatttttgtagataggaaattgaaactcctacaatagggttctctgataagctgaatctgatggtgtgattttcgttaagattctatgtgttatagggggtgtttccccctattttcaatataaggcaaattttctcaggctcataacttttgatgggtaagactaaatttgatgaaacttatatatttaaaatcagcattaaaatgcaattcttttgatgtagctattggtatcgaaatttattcttttgagttttggttactatttagccgggtcgctccttactacagttcgttaccacgaaatgtttgataaatATATTCGTCTCTCAAAGCCAATTTTCCCCTCAGGCCTCAACAATGCTGACTGTTATTGCTCCTTCACTGGGTAAGGTGGGTAAGCGATTTCGACAAATCGGTATCGAAACTCTTCCATCCCCTAATTTGTGGAAGTGTAACACAAGTCGTCCTGATTTGATATATATTTACgcgttttcatttttgtatatgACAACTCTTGCTGCAATTCATGATTCTGCAAGGGGAGTTAAAGAGAGgttctattaattttaaaatgaattttaaaataaaattaattttaaaattttaaaacgacATAATTTACAAAAGTAATTGtaccatattctttttttctatcaaaatacaaaaaaaggaagttcTAAAAATGTAAGAGCCTCTCACTCTTGTCTGCTAACGTACGCCTCTGATCATGCGTATGTTGACTCTTGTCACAAGTAAATTCAACTGAAGGAAGAACTTGCTCTTGTATGGTGCTCAGccacaataattaatattacaAACGAACTGTGCTTGGAAAAGACAAGAGATCCTTACAAATTTACAATTCAATTCCAAACGGATGATTAGCCTgttatcaaattaaatttttcctcgTAGCTTGAAACagcttagaaaagaaaatttatttttattttgtgtagaAAAGAAAACGTTTGTATGAATTTTTAATTACCCTTTACGCAGACTGATTTCAGTGGGTTTTTATAAACATGATTACTAGTTTTTAAACGTTATCTTATTTTCTTGTATGCTTGTACTATAAATGACTTTATAGATTTTATAAATGACTAATAAATGACTTGTgcctttgttttaaataataaataacaaactgaactattatctttaaaaaaacaaaaaaaatttatcctgTTATATCAAGTGaaggatatttttcattatatccctattttataattgtattatataaaattaattttttttcaaggtttgtAGATCCAAAATTGGTTAAGGATTTGATAAACAATTGACATTTGCATTTCTTAAGAAAAACGGATAATATGGCtatcataaaattttgattagatgtgtttggggtACTGGAGGGAAGGGGGGCTGATTGTGCTAAAATCATTTATAACTTTTCGAAAGGGTACTAGACCTTTAAATTTCGAATTGAATTTTGCCTCTTTTGAATCCTCCACGACAACtgcttctaaaaataaatattgtggTCTAacgaaagcaaaaaataatagtaaagaaCACATTATGCCCACACCGCTCTTCACTTGGGCAACACTATTATGCTGCCAATGATTTCgcttcatttttagtttcagttacttATTGATTGTTATTTGtcgtagttttacgcttggaagttAATTTGAGtttaattctgctcattttttgttCCAATGGAGCTTTCTACTTTTCTTGGAACTTTTTGGAAAACTGCTCAtcgaattaatttctgctcggtTTCTTTATtggtatagttttttttaaatgaaaaataaaagtttgattggatgtgatgatgggcgtgggaggctggttgccttccaatcaaacttcgactattaaaaagggcactgtaacttctgatttccagtCCAATGAGCCTCCTCAGAAGTTTACATGGTCATCCATTTTATAAGAACCTTTTTGCTCCTGGGACATAACTaccaacccttgccctgagggctgagGGGCATTATCCTAAAAGATGTAATCgatggatctttcaactatgctaaataaaattgctatccgataattttgattgaaggtctttggagaaatgatgggcaatgccctccaattacttccgactgttaaaaagggcactagaacttcgaATGTCCAATCCTTTGAGTTCCCTCCGAATTTTATGTGAACACCCTTTCCATAGCAACCTTATATGCCACTGGGTCATAAGCGGGGCTATCATCCCTTAGGGAGCTATGTCTTAACAAcaggcaacttgcataacttacagtccttgccccGCAGGCTGGAGAGGGGTTGTCAAACTCGGATGCATGGTACTCAATATGATgcccttttttgaaaagaaggactgtatcaaaattctgattgcctgcgtttgaaaaaaaaaacagcgttGGGGGTGGCTTAttaccctctaatcacttttcaCTATATCTTAACAACAGGCAACTTGAAAAACTTACAGTTCATGCCCTGCAGGCAAGTTTATGCAACCACCCCTTCCAAATGAAGTGCCTCtgagatttaaataaattaattttaatgcatTAAATACTTACAACTCCTTCATGACATCatacttttaatttcccttctAATGAGCATCCAGAATTACCCAAGGGAAATCTAGCGCAAATATTCCATTGGTGAATTTCCCAGGGTGGAGGTAACGCCTATACCCATTTTAagagtaaccaaaaatctaaaatatatgtttagataaaaataagcaaatcaaaaGAACTTTTTTGTGGTGACTCTATGTATCAGAATGTCTAAGGAAAATGTAAAGTTTTGGAGTTATTTTTTCGCGAAAAGTGATGATGTACGCACGAGGATTGGCTGAGGGtgtaacattaaaaacaaatagaaattgatagaacaaaaacgaatagaaatagtCTTTTACGAGGGATATTGATCATTTGAAGAGTGTGCACCCTCTCACAccaggtataaaaaaaaactatttagctATATTATTAGCCTTTAACTTTGCTTGAAGGAGAGGCAAGGGATAAATAATTCAATCTTGTTGCATTAATAACACtattttgaatgtttatttttctatttaagggTATCACttgtatacatatttttttttgtttcaggagaCAGAGAATGGACCGACAAAAATCCACAACATAATAAAAGAggaaagtgaaaaaattgacagaaagaaaagaagaggagTTGACAAAACTGAACACAGTTTTCGAAAATTATTCCAAAGGtatcaaaaactgaaaagtgaaaaaaggaaattatcaGATACATTAAGAAATTCATCAGCAAAGCAACAGAAGCTGAAAGTGGAAATAGCTCAGCTTAAATTAAACCGGTCAGACCTTAAAGAAGAGCTTGAAGACCTAAAGGAGAAACTGGACCTAAAAGGGAGTAAAataccattttcaaaatcaccGGAGATCGTCACTTTAAACCAAGAGTTATCAGCGTTTAAAGCTCTTAGTATAGTGTTCAAAGAAGAGTTAGTCAGACTGGACGAAcagaataaattattaaaatcagaCCTTAAAaccattaataaaaaatatggttGGGCCCATCACCTTTTAGAAAGGCGCAATTTTGAACTTCAATATGAATATGAGCGGCGGAAATTAGGTGAGATGTGTGCTGATTATGGTATAAAGGCTTTGCGTGATCTGTCTGAAGAGATGGAGAAAATGAAAGAGGATCTGACAAAAACCAGACATAATCTCAAACTAATGACTCTGAAATGGGATATGGACATAGCAGAAATATGGGACaacaaaaatcatcaaaacaTCCATTCAGAAGAATCATTGGCAAGACAGGAATCAATAGTTTCTACCGAAATTGGCTTTTTTGGCACTTCTTCATCTTCTTCAGAAggtaaaagatttattttattcatgtatttaaattaatttatatagaAATTATTAGTGTCAAAGCTTATTCCCTCGATTTATTAAATGAATACTTATTCCCccattaaaaaatttgtttatgtagTTGAATATAACTAAGTTGaaactgaatttgaaaaaataagtttttctttcGATTGAAATTAGGGAGCAGAATTAAatcttaagacgaacagagattattctgCACTTTAGGGAGGTTAGCCTCTCCTCAATGCTTCTCTCTTGCGtggaagttttttagtacttattttttttaaattttagtatgaaaaatatctttatacttcccaataacaaatactatactgtacgtgtacaaaaaaaaatcagagctTCCACCCCTCTCCCCAGGAACTGAGTGGTCATGTTACCCCTAAGTATGGCTATTGGATcttttaactatgttgaacaaaatattagtgtcgaaattttaatcggacaattttgggggaaaatgacgctggagggggttagttgcacTCTATAATCTTTTGGTTCACAAGAGGACAGAAGAACTTTTCATGTCCGTTTGAAAGAGGACTCTCCTCATGTTCAATCACCATCGGTTCTATACGATTACTcttgagaaaaacaaacaaatgaacactgATCAGTGACCTTTGTCCTggcaacaaatacaaaatttaacagttaatagaagcttgaaacataACTGCAGTACAGTTCTCTGATAGCTGAATCTGATAttgtaattttgataaaaagaaatctttaacttttaatgtgtATTATTTCTTGAAAGTCCAGCAAATTTTTTGAGCCAATTATTTAGCCAAATCTATTGGTACATAATTTccaattttagagttttggttactattcagccttGTTACTCCTTGCTTACTGTTCGCTActccgaactgtttgatctattcCTTATCGCATAATTCATGCTTTTGTGTTGATTTTTACCCATGATGATTTTTATTAGGTTTGACTAATTATTCCTTCCATCCTGATCAAATAGTTAATTCTATAATGAATGTAAACGATATCATTAAGTAAGTGTAAATCAAATATattgctaaaataaaaactaatggAATGCGTGAGAAAAGGATCATCTTTGAGCCAATAGAGTTAAAAGCATATAGAGCTTGACTCAAACTTCATATGCggtttttatttgaaacaaataaaattttccaaagtgTTCCTTTTTTCATCGAGGTCCTTTATTATTCGTCGGTTAAAATAAACATACCATTGGACCAGTTCTTGAAAATGCAGAGAGCAATTTTTCTTGCAATTCAGCGGGTTCCTGtgtactattaaataaaaaaaactagtttttttaactgaaagtaaggagcgaccttaaaacttaaaacgaacagaaattactccgtatatgaaatgggttgtcccctccgcagtccctcgctctttacgctaaagtttgactctttgccacaattctactttttaaaacaactaaaaactttagcgtaaagagcgtgggactgcggaggggacaacccatttcatatacggagtaatttctgttcgttttaagttttaatgtcgctccttactttcagttaaaaaaactagttttttttatttaatttctgaacgtttttgaattaatgcatgtttgattttggctctccgcacataaattattgaaatgaaattagtatattaatttttttttggctaaatggctttctcttagttttgatcagacgattttgagaaataaggggtggggaaggaggcctagctgccctccaatttttcggttacttaaaaaggctactagaacttttaatattcaacgaacgtttttattagtaaaaaatatacgtaacttaagaattaacttacgtaacaaacttttatattcttatatttttattatgtgtacgagggggtttgtaccctcgttaatacttcgctctttacactaaatcgtaagttttgttccaattctttaagaatgacccctgaatcaaataggccgtagaataaatagttgaaatcactaagaatattttagcatacagagcgaggtatttatctcctcctaaatacctcgctctttatgctaaagtatttttaaaacccttcatatgcgtaataatctctgtttgttttaaatttcaatgctattccttactttcatttgaaaaaacgttttcatgtttattttttcattgtttttttttttttatagtaatgctagaaaatcctgcgcccttttcattgaattttttttccccatggcatatttctctaaggaaagatcctcccacgtagccccctccctcaaccctacccccaaaacaaaaaaaatccccctgaaaacgtctgtacacttcccaataaccattattatatgtaaacactggttgaagtttgtaacttgcaacccctcccccagggactgtgggggagtaagtcatccccaaaaacatagttattaagattttcgactatgccaaacaaaatggctatctcaaaattttgatccgttgactttgggaaaaaaatgagcgtgggagggggcctagatgccctccaatttttttggtcacttaaaaagggcactagaacttttcatttccgttagaatgagccctcttgcgacattcttactacagttcgttaccacgaactgtttgatatgataCACACACGAGAAGTGAAGTcatattaatgctaatgaaatataaaaaaaataggatgaaaataaaatactttagtaaaagaaaaaatatgaaaatcacaacaaagAAGGGGGCGCACAGAACGTATTAcataaatacctaacctaacacAACTAAAATATcatctctatatattaaatgtttGCTTGGTATGTTAGTGGGATTTTCATTCAagttcgtaacttttaatggttAGCATTAAATCAAATAGGCTTTATGAACTTGGAAACAgcttaaaaattcttttctttcgtTGCATCTAGTGTTATCAACAATTTGTTATTcaggagtttcggttactatttagctgaGTCGTTCTATATTTATagattattattcatttttttaatctcCAAAAATTGACAACTTTGAAGAATAAAGTGActaatgtttattattacaGGTTCGATAAGCTGGAGTCAGGAGTCTGGTTCCTTGGTGCCTTGGTTGGGGCAGTATTGAcagatcaaaaatcaaatactgACGAACACATTTACTTATTGACAAGAACATACATTGTTTAGAAATTGTTGTTATATTATGcatatatataagaaatatttatttctatttacattatttatactagaaaaaatacataactcttTGAAATATGTACATTCGTCTTCATCTATTATTAAGGTTAAACATATTGTGTGACACTCAACATTGGTTTGGATTTGTGGAATCGTTTACTATTGTGGATCATGTACACGGGTGGGAGTTTAGTTCAGGGGCTTCAAATGAGCGTGGGGCGGTGTTTGCCCTCCATGAATTTTATGAAATACCTTTTTGGGCTATTTTTGTCGGAAAATgccttttagtattttcataaaaaaagaagaataaattctcttcatgctaaagtttttaaacacttttagaaaaggtttttgtttaaattaaacttCACTGTATGTAGGTGTCACTATTGAAAAACTGggacaaaaggtcaaactttagggAAGAGAATAAGACAATGAGGAGGAATAAACTCATtttcatacaaaataatttctattcgtccaaaaaactttttttttatttaatttttgattagtcATTTCAAATAATGCGGGTAAATTAGGCTTCATTTTCATGACAAAATTCCTTCCGTGACAGTAAAGTAAtttgaagactttttttttaacattaatgcTTGCTGTGTTTATAATGTTTTTGGAGTAAAATCGTTCAACCATTCTTTGAGGCAAAATTTTTTGGCAGCATTCTACAAGCTACAAAATATGTAGttcattccaaatatatatgtaGTTTGAAATATGTAGTTCATTCCCCCCACATCTCGTTACCTTTGGTTTTGCATTGATCTTGAGAAAAACCGAAAAGCTATTCGGggaattgttttattttcacacATCAGAAATGCATCTTGAAAACTTTGCATAAGAACTTTGTCATTAAGCCTGTCAAACAGTCTGGAAACAACTTGTAAGTAGTGAACAATTCATttaaaagtaaccaaaagatcTAAAAATGTGGGTTTTAATAACCAtaatcagttgaatttttttttcatggtgaTTCTATATATTAGAAGTTCAAAACCTAAATGTAACTCTAAGGTGACTTAATGTGACTAATacgcttatcaaacagttcgtggtaacgaatcaaacagttcgtggtaacgaactgtagtaaggagcgacccggctcaatagtaaccaaaactctaaaaaattgaactttgatatcaatagctacatcaaaagaattgcattttaatgctgattttaaatatataagtttcatcaagtttagtcttacccatcaaaagttacgagcctgagaa includes:
- the LOC136039803 gene encoding uncharacterized protein LOC136039803 isoform X1, with protein sequence MESMKWDLLETENGPTKIHNIIKEESEKIDRKKRRGVDKTEHSFRKLFQRYQKLKSEKRKLSDTLRNSSAKQQKLKVEIAQLKLNRSDLKEELEDLKEKLDLKGSKIPFSKSPEIVTLNQELSAFKALSIVFKEELVRLDEQNKLLKSDLKTINKKYGWAHHLLERRNFELQYEYERRKLGEMCADYGIKALRDLSEEMEKMKEDLTKTRHNLKLMTLKWDMDIAEIWDNKNHQNIHSEESLARQESIVSTEIGFFGTSSSSSEGKRFILFMFDKLESGVWFLGALVGAVLTDQKSNTDEHIYLLTRTYIV
- the LOC136039803 gene encoding uncharacterized protein LOC136039803 isoform X2: MESMKWDLLETENGPTKIHNIIKEESEKIDRKKRRGVDKTEHSFRKLFQRYQKLKSEKRKLSDTLRNSSAKQQKLKVEIAQLKLNRSDLKEELEDLKEKLDLKGSKIPFSKSPEIVTLNQELSAFKALSIVFKEELVRLDEQNKLLKSDLKTINKKYGWAHHLLERRNFELQYEYERRKLGEMCADYGIKALRDLSEEMEKMKEDLTKTRHNLKLMTLKWDMDIAEIWDNKNHQNIHSEESLARQESIVSTEIGFFGTSSSSSEGSISWSQESGSLVPWLGQY